The proteins below are encoded in one region of Synergistaceae bacterium:
- a CDS encoding polysaccharide pyruvyl transferase family protein, which yields MNKIHFVSAFDRRNTGDWVTSPLNYYYGFFKQYSVIAHDILTVHWAEIYKDDIVIIGGGGMLDLCDEWNMAINKLTEVCENVVVWSAGFNRHYNEKLSISLKTERFKLCGVRDFNLPGFEWLPCVTCKLPELDKKLATKRYIGVISHHGNLLPGFTQYERITNGQNIYAIIDFISSSDIIVSNSYHALYFTMLMQKKAVCSNKFSTKFENFKYKPAYYSGDIEADAEKAQVYDREEARKLNDKFFESVKAFVEAKIQEPDNSYTQIYMLKRQSVNQSKDCLLKRLLIWLQRMIIKKVKSLVTLRQGKR from the coding sequence ATGAATAAAATACATTTTGTATCGGCTTTCGACAGACGAAATACGGGTGATTGGGTCACTTCACCGCTGAACTATTATTACGGCTTTTTCAAACAATATAGCGTGATAGCGCATGATATCTTAACAGTGCATTGGGCGGAAATATATAAGGACGACATCGTGATAATCGGCGGCGGCGGTATGTTAGACCTATGCGACGAATGGAACATGGCGATAAATAAACTGACCGAGGTTTGCGAAAATGTCGTGGTATGGAGTGCGGGATTTAACAGACACTATAATGAGAAGCTATCTATTTCGCTCAAAACAGAACGCTTCAAACTATGTGGTGTCCGCGATTTCAATTTGCCAGGATTTGAATGGCTGCCCTGCGTTACATGTAAGCTGCCAGAATTAGATAAAAAGCTGGCTACCAAAAGATATATCGGTGTTATCAGTCATCACGGAAACCTACTGCCCGGCTTTACGCAATATGAAAGAATAACGAACGGGCAGAACATCTATGCGATCATAGATTTTATATCATCGTCTGATATTATTGTATCAAACAGTTATCACGCATTATATTTTACAATGCTCATGCAGAAAAAAGCGGTTTGCTCAAACAAATTTTCGACAAAATTTGAGAATTTTAAATATAAGCCCGCATATTATTCAGGAGATATCGAAGCTGATGCTGAAAAAGCGCAGGTTTATGACCGTGAGGAGGCAAGAAAACTGAACGACAAATTCTTCGAGAGTGTAAAAGCCTTTGTCGAAGCCAAAATCCAGGAGCCCGACAACAGCTATACGCAAATCTATATGTTGAAGCGTCAATCAGTTAATCAGTCAAAAGATTGCTTACTTAAAAGATTGCTTATCTGGCTGCAACGAATGATAATCAAAAAGGTCAAGTCATTAGTCACTCTAAGACAGGGTAAAAGGTAG
- a CDS encoding SIS domain-containing protein: MNELFARYPVLSVCKSEIAKAIAILKTAFRSGNKLLVAGNGGSAADALHIVGELMKGFIMPRKFTGAQKARFARLPDSEYLVSNLQSALPAISLINESALSTAFANDNASDLVFAQQVYGLGNGGDVFWGISTSGNSKNIIFAAQTAAAKGMKLIGLTGESGGSLKSLCDVCIQVPEKKTYKIQELHLPVYHAICLELEKEFFD; the protein is encoded by the coding sequence TTGAACGAGCTATTTGCGCGTTATCCTGTATTGTCGGTTTGCAAAAGCGAAATTGCTAAAGCGATCGCAATATTGAAAACGGCGTTTCGCAGCGGGAATAAACTCTTGGTTGCGGGAAACGGCGGCAGTGCGGCCGATGCTCTGCATATAGTCGGCGAGTTGATGAAAGGGTTCATAATGCCACGTAAGTTCACAGGGGCACAAAAAGCGAGATTCGCGCGATTGCCCGATTCCGAATACTTGGTCTCCAATTTGCAATCGGCGTTACCGGCAATATCGCTTATCAATGAGTCCGCGTTATCTACCGCGTTTGCTAACGACAATGCATCGGATCTGGTGTTTGCGCAACAAGTGTACGGGTTAGGCAATGGGGGTGATGTGTTTTGGGGAATCAGCACATCTGGTAATTCGAAAAATATCATCTTTGCAGCACAAACAGCGGCGGCAAAAGGCATGAAATTAATCGGCTTAACCGGTGAATCCGGCGGCAGCTTAAAATCTTTGTGTGATGTGTGTATTCAGGTACCTGAGAAGAAGACTTACAAAATTCAAGAGTTGCATCTGCCGGTGTACCATGCGATTTGCCTTGAGCTTGAGAAGGAGTTTTTCGATTGA
- a CDS encoding glycosyltransferase family 4 protein yields the protein MNKRKILFITTRLFDPPDSGRKVSLYHYCRGLHDVYDYEIYQYSFLESGQKKADAEKRPSFIEEIVTASGVNFIGKLKNFIALSLFGKKFPFQCSLYYSQENAKRIVEYIEKVKPDVIIVDMIRLAQYIYAFENYNALKIFDCDDLLSKRYERQIQNTSNQAHFAGMYSNAMLSSIKNFMNLPFVRNAILRAEIKRLKIWERKFAEVYDKTILVSDTETEYLNEVLGEQKVHAIPTGVDVELFSRLTVANRDCEMLSFVGNFNVAANIDSLDMILNKIFPLIKHKVTLKVIGHCPKNIAEKYSGNVNVKFTGFVDDLQSEVTSTTVFLSPIAYGSGIKTKILEAMAMKMPVVTNSIGAESISAENGKYFFAYDDYAEIARCVDDLLDNPENAIDVTENGCRLVAEKYNWQSIWENFKKMEL from the coding sequence TTGAACAAGCGAAAGATACTGTTTATTACAACGCGGCTCTTTGATCCTCCCGATAGTGGCCGGAAGGTTTCTTTGTATCATTATTGCAGAGGACTACACGATGTCTATGATTACGAGATTTATCAGTACAGCTTTTTAGAATCGGGGCAAAAAAAAGCAGACGCCGAAAAACGTCCTTCATTTATCGAAGAGATCGTAACGGCGAGCGGTGTCAATTTTATTGGGAAATTGAAAAATTTTATTGCTCTGTCGTTGTTCGGCAAAAAGTTTCCATTTCAATGTTCTTTATACTATAGTCAAGAAAATGCAAAACGTATCGTGGAATATATCGAAAAAGTAAAACCCGATGTCATCATTGTTGATATGATCAGGCTCGCGCAATACATATACGCATTTGAAAATTATAATGCGCTGAAAATATTTGATTGCGATGATCTACTCTCGAAAAGATATGAGCGTCAAATTCAAAATACGTCAAATCAGGCGCATTTTGCAGGGATGTATAGTAACGCTATGTTGTCCAGCATCAAAAATTTTATGAATCTTCCATTTGTCAGGAACGCGATACTGAGAGCCGAGATTAAGCGGCTAAAGATTTGGGAGCGTAAGTTTGCCGAGGTTTATGACAAAACAATTCTTGTTTCCGACACCGAAACGGAATACTTGAACGAGGTGTTGGGCGAACAAAAAGTTCACGCTATACCGACAGGTGTGGATGTGGAATTGTTTTCTCGCTTAACGGTAGCCAACAGAGACTGCGAAATGCTTTCTTTCGTTGGAAATTTCAATGTCGCCGCTAACATAGATAGCCTTGATATGATACTCAATAAAATATTTCCGCTAATCAAACATAAGGTTACATTAAAGGTCATAGGCCATTGCCCAAAGAATATTGCCGAGAAATATTCCGGCAATGTAAACGTAAAATTCACGGGGTTTGTAGACGACTTGCAGAGCGAGGTAACGAGTACAACAGTTTTTCTCTCCCCCATTGCTTATGGAAGCGGTATCAAAACGAAAATTCTCGAAGCGATGGCAATGAAGATGCCGGTCGTTACAAACAGCATCGGCGCTGAAAGTATATCTGCCGAAAACGGCAAATACTTTTTCGCTTATGACGATTATGCTGAGATTGCAAGGTGTGTTGACGATTTGTTGGACAACCCTGAAAACGCAATTGACGTAACCGAAAACGGATGTCGACTGGTTGCAGAGAAATACAACTGGCAATCGATTTGGGAAAATTTCAAGAAAATGGAATTATAG
- a CDS encoding glycosyltransferase family 4 protein, translating to MKIKKYVYDGFFLSKKVTGAERYATEILRHIDELLTDGKIKIILFTNTDPDFPLMNIEIVKCRYIAKKRFKLACQFYAIKNRASIISLVPEVYPLQCTVIVAVHDIHDIVTHFDNLRNSFYVKLKRWVKLFLLCKISKHVIVVSETEKQNVIKHYKLPPDKVTVMYSAWNHVLEIKDDECVFDRHPFLKRGEYFLATSTLAKSKNFAWIIEAAKHNPQSQFIITGWTDSFKFFGIKSFDNGGLNNVNHLGYVSDGELVSLMKHCRAFLFPSLYEGFGLPPLEALGLGAKDVVVSNATCLPEIYGGNPPSVHFIDPKDFNVDLEKLLAEPVAPPENLLSKYDWDKSAKKLYELLERL from the coding sequence TTGAAAATCAAAAAATATGTGTACGACGGCTTCTTTCTCAGTAAAAAGGTAACGGGGGCTGAACGTTATGCCACTGAAATATTAAGGCACATAGATGAGTTGTTGACAGACGGGAAAATAAAGATTATCCTTTTTACGAATACCGATCCAGACTTTCCTTTAATGAACATAGAAATTGTAAAATGCCGTTATATAGCGAAGAAAAGGTTTAAGTTGGCATGCCAGTTTTATGCGATAAAGAATCGCGCCTCCATCATAAGCTTAGTGCCTGAAGTATATCCACTTCAATGCACAGTCATCGTGGCGGTTCACGATATTCATGACATCGTGACACATTTTGACAATTTGCGCAATTCGTTTTATGTAAAACTTAAGCGATGGGTGAAATTGTTTCTTCTATGCAAAATATCGAAACACGTAATTGTCGTCAGCGAAACAGAGAAACAGAATGTGATTAAGCACTACAAACTACCGCCGGACAAGGTTACCGTCATGTATTCGGCATGGAACCACGTTTTAGAGATAAAAGACGATGAGTGCGTTTTCGATAGGCACCCATTCCTTAAACGCGGCGAATATTTTCTTGCTACATCAACACTGGCTAAATCAAAGAATTTTGCATGGATAATAGAAGCCGCAAAACACAACCCACAAAGCCAATTTATTATTACCGGCTGGACTGACTCGTTCAAATTCTTCGGGATAAAGTCGTTTGATAACGGTGGCCTTAACAACGTGAACCATTTGGGGTACGTCAGCGATGGGGAGCTTGTGTCGCTTATGAAGCATTGCCGCGCGTTTTTGTTTCCAAGCCTTTATGAGGGATTCGGCTTGCCGCCGCTCGAGGCGTTGGGCTTGGGGGCAAAGGACGTGGTCGTTTCTAACGCGACGTGTCTACCGGAAATATACGGTGGCAACCCACCCTCCGTACATTTTATTGACCCTAAAGATTTTAACGTGGATTTGGAAAAGCTACTGGCGGAACCCGTTGCGCCGCCGGAAAACCTGCTTAGTAAATACGACTGGGATAAATCAGCAAAAAAGCTATATGAGCTACTGGAGAGATTGTAA
- a CDS encoding FkbM family methyltransferase has protein sequence MNSQIKRLLYNLLPPKLILWNWEYRRQRYLTEERLTMVPCKTASLSLGYDTRHGLNYAFYSDGEFAGTRLYYPNTDISKLNKYERYIIETGADFRIKAQEMDINSPHRYVTAENPIIGTIYPPPQQHPTAQPTPFFVSEGEIVADVGCEAANFALSVAGVAKTLYLFEGDSKWTSCLKATFEPYSDKTNVISKYISDVSSDSTITLDDYFQNKEVNFIKMDVEGFERRCLAGAKKLLKRDNVRWSVCVYHRLDDAEVIGKIFADAGYETEFTPGWMLRRPQCEVVDGEPHILRSQRPTPRRVVIRAWK, from the coding sequence ATGAACTCGCAAATTAAGCGTTTGTTGTACAATTTGCTGCCGCCTAAACTCATTTTATGGAACTGGGAGTATCGGCGACAACGCTACTTAACTGAAGAACGTCTCACTATGGTCCCTTGCAAAACCGCATCTCTGTCCCTCGGCTACGACACTCGGCATGGCCTCAATTATGCCTTTTATTCTGATGGCGAATTCGCCGGGACGCGGCTGTATTACCCAAATACCGACATATCCAAGCTCAATAAGTATGAGCGGTACATAATAGAGACAGGAGCGGATTTCCGCATTAAGGCTCAGGAAATGGACATAAACAGTCCTCATCGGTATGTGACAGCAGAAAATCCGATTATCGGCACTATATACCCCCCCCCCCAGCAACACCCAACTGCTCAACCAACACCATTCTTCGTCTCTGAGGGGGAAATTGTCGCCGATGTGGGCTGCGAAGCCGCCAACTTTGCCTTATCGGTCGCGGGCGTCGCTAAGACGCTTTATCTTTTCGAAGGCGACTCAAAATGGACAAGTTGTCTCAAGGCTACTTTTGAACCGTATTCTGACAAGACTAACGTCATTAGCAAGTATATTTCTGATGTTTCAAGCGATAGTACGATCACGCTTGACGACTACTTCCAAAATAAAGAGGTTAACTTTATCAAAATGGATGTCGAGGGATTCGAGCGGAGGTGTCTTGCGGGTGCGAAGAAATTGCTGAAGCGCGACAATGTTCGTTGGAGCGTTTGCGTTTATCATCGCTTAGACGATGCGGAAGTTATCGGCAAGATTTTCGCTGACGCCGGATACGAAACGGAATTCACGCCAGGGTGGATGTTACGGCGGCCGCAGTGTGAGGTTGTAGACGGTGAACCTCACATATTGAGAAGTCAACGCCCGACGCCTCGCAGAGTCGTTATTAGAGCATGGAAATAA
- a CDS encoding glycosyltransferase family 4 protein: MRKLAINGKFLFRRHTGVERYCLEIVKSLDTFVKPGAAELIIPKGMKHDLILENIEIVEYGKSRSLVFWEHIIFGMYLVAHNRLGLSLGNTMPLFSRNCIVALHDVNSKVNPQFFPIITRIWTQLKSWYACKSAKYLITVSQFSKMEIMRNYDVKAERVSVIYSAWQHYQQIGTDLVILDKLNLTAGAYFLTVGSVSRNKNFLWVEMVAKNNPDKLFVIAGRRDKRFGSEQFTSANLLYVGFLTDSEIKALMANCKAFLFPSLYEGFGLPPLEALSVGANVICSNASCLPEIYADSVRYIDPNRYDYDLDEVLNSVVSAPNDTLEKYSFEKSAKAVYELVKQMKG; this comes from the coding sequence ATGAGGAAATTAGCGATAAACGGAAAGTTTTTATTTCGTAGGCATACAGGTGTAGAGCGATATTGTCTTGAAATTGTAAAATCGCTTGACACATTTGTGAAACCTGGAGCGGCGGAGTTAATTATTCCGAAAGGAATGAAGCACGACTTAATTCTAGAAAATATAGAAATAGTAGAATATGGCAAATCGCGAAGTTTGGTATTTTGGGAGCACATTATCTTTGGAATGTATTTAGTCGCGCATAATCGTTTAGGTCTTTCACTTGGGAATACTATGCCACTTTTTTCTCGCAATTGCATTGTGGCACTCCATGATGTAAACAGCAAAGTAAACCCGCAATTTTTCCCTATAATAACGCGGATTTGGACACAACTGAAATCTTGGTACGCGTGCAAATCTGCAAAGTATTTGATCACAGTGTCGCAGTTTTCCAAGATGGAAATAATGCGAAACTACGACGTAAAAGCGGAACGTGTCAGCGTCATTTACTCCGCGTGGCAGCATTATCAACAAATAGGTACTGATCTGGTCATTCTTGATAAACTGAACTTGACCGCAGGTGCATATTTTCTCACAGTTGGGTCAGTTTCTAGAAATAAGAACTTCTTATGGGTTGAAATGGTCGCTAAAAATAACCCTGATAAGTTGTTCGTTATTGCCGGCAGGCGTGATAAGCGTTTTGGCAGTGAGCAGTTTACATCCGCAAACTTGCTTTACGTCGGTTTTTTGACGGATTCCGAGATTAAAGCTCTTATGGCAAATTGTAAAGCGTTTTTGTTTCCGTCACTTTACGAGGGGTTTGGGCTTCCACCTCTGGAGGCTCTGTCTGTTGGCGCAAACGTAATCTGCTCCAACGCTTCTTGTTTGCCCGAAATCTATGCTGATTCAGTTCGTTATATCGACCCTAATCGCTATGACTACGATTTAGACGAAGTGTTAAACAGTGTCGTCTCCGCACCTAACGATACGTTAGAGAAATATTCTTTTGAGAAATCGGCAAAAGCAGTTTATGAACTGGTAAAGCAGATGAAGGGATAG
- a CDS encoding acyltransferase, translating to MKKHLTSILGGFLYVFINYFVAYIPIWFIRKMFYRMLGMKIGKHSRIMMGTTVTIPWNIKIGENTYINEFSYIDGRGGVYIGNNCTLALYSMVITAAHSTTAPDFALVREPVVINDNVWISARAIVLNGCILGKGCILAANSTVKPHTVLKENTIYSGVPAKEVKTIERPDITPAVWKPWFR from the coding sequence ATGAAAAAACACTTAACTAGCATACTCGGTGGCTTTTTATACGTATTCATCAACTATTTTGTCGCGTACATCCCTATCTGGTTCATTCGCAAAATGTTTTATAGAATGCTCGGTATGAAGATTGGGAAGCATTCGCGAATTATGATGGGCACAACGGTGACGATTCCGTGGAATATTAAAATCGGCGAGAATACTTACATAAACGAGTTTTCGTACATAGATGGGCGGGGAGGGGTATATATTGGCAATAATTGTACACTCGCTCTGTACTCGATGGTTATAACCGCTGCGCACAGTACAACCGCTCCGGATTTCGCGCTCGTTCGGGAACCGGTGGTAATAAACGACAATGTCTGGATATCGGCACGAGCAATTGTGCTAAATGGTTGTATTCTGGGAAAAGGTTGCATACTTGCAGCAAACAGCACAGTTAAACCGCATACAGTGTTAAAAGAAAACACCATCTACTCAGGCGTTCCGGCGAAAGAAGTGAAAACGATAGAACGTCCCGATATTACACCGGCTGTTTGGAAGCCGTGGTTTAGATGA
- a CDS encoding HAD family hydrolase: MAKNKAAFFDRDGTINVDTVHTYKTEELRFIVGVPELIRRYNDKGFLVIVITNQSGIARGLFTETDMRKFHEYMNWRLNNEYGAHIDAFYFCPHHPDFTGDCECRKPKPGLIQQAIRDFNICVEQSVMFGDSDSDVKAATATGVRAVLINSLHVGGVDEKTLN, from the coding sequence ATGGCTAAAAATAAAGCGGCATTTTTCGATCGAGATGGAACAATTAACGTGGATACCGTGCATACGTATAAGACGGAGGAACTGCGATTTATCGTTGGCGTTCCGGAACTGATACGCAGATACAACGATAAGGGTTTTCTCGTTATTGTGATAACAAATCAGTCGGGTATTGCGCGCGGATTGTTTACAGAGACTGATATGCGCAAATTTCACGAGTATATGAATTGGAGATTGAATAACGAGTATGGCGCACACATCGACGCTTTTTATTTCTGTCCGCATCATCCAGATTTCACCGGAGATTGCGAATGTCGTAAACCAAAACCCGGTTTGATACAGCAAGCGATTCGGGATTTCAATATCTGTGTCGAGCAAAGCGTTATGTTTGGAGATAGTGACAGTGATGTAAAAGCCGCGACGGCAACGGGAGTACGTGCTGTTTTAATCAATAGTTTGCACGTCGGAGGCGTAGATGAAAAAACACTTAACTAG
- a CDS encoding nucleotidyltransferase family protein, whose protein sequence is MTAIVLAGGFGTRLRHIVPDLPKPIAPVAGKPFLSFVLDWLSRNGVTHTILATGYLADKISDYFGGSYSNMRLSYSVETTPLLTGGAVKKALGLCDDDSVFVINGDTYFDVPLPEMKRQFELTNADAMLAVKEMRDFKRYGTLTIDNWRITEFREKGPCERGFINGGVCILKRRLFDGFPAAFSLETDLFLKHTYDLELRAYPCEGYFIDIGVQEDYERAQAEFATEVLL, encoded by the coding sequence TTGACGGCGATTGTGTTAGCAGGTGGGTTCGGAACGCGACTTCGGCACATTGTTCCCGATTTGCCCAAACCAATAGCGCCGGTTGCTGGGAAGCCGTTCCTGAGTTTCGTCCTCGACTGGTTATCGCGTAATGGCGTGACGCACACAATACTTGCGACCGGGTATTTGGCGGATAAGATCTCCGATTATTTCGGCGGCAGCTATTCCAATATGCGACTGTCGTACTCCGTCGAAACAACTCCGCTGCTTACTGGCGGAGCGGTCAAGAAAGCGTTGGGATTGTGCGATGACGACTCGGTGTTTGTGATAAACGGCGATACATATTTCGATGTGCCGTTGCCTGAAATGAAACGCCAGTTTGAGCTAACGAACGCGGACGCGATGCTTGCAGTCAAGGAAATGCGCGACTTTAAACGATACGGTACGCTGACGATCGACAATTGGCGTATCACTGAGTTTCGCGAAAAGGGACCTTGCGAGCGCGGTTTCATCAACGGTGGTGTTTGCATTTTGAAGCGTAGGCTGTTTGATGGGTTTCCCGCGGCGTTTTCTCTTGAGACTGATTTGTTCCTCAAGCACACGTATGACTTGGAACTTCGCGCCTATCCGTGCGAGGGGTACTTTATCGATATCGGCGTTCAGGAAGATTATGAACGGGCGCAAGCCGAATTTGCAACGGAGGTTTTGTTGTGA